One Methanothermobacter tenebrarum DNA segment encodes these proteins:
- a CDS encoding cofactor-independent phosphoglycerate mutase, with protein MKYVILIGDGMADYPLPELGEKTPLQVADKPHMDHVAKEGSNGLLKTIPDGMEPGSDVANLAIMGYNPRKYYTGRGPLEAASIGVKLKEDDVAFRCNFITVYGGRLIDFNADHISTKESSKLIKTLNEHFKIGRFYTGVSYRNLYIYPGREALKVKTKPPHDIVGEPIKDHLPSNGKIAERIKQIIKESQRILKDHPTNIERSKMGKRPANMIWLWGQGQKPTMETLEEKYGLKGATITGVDLIKGLGVYLGLDNINVPGATGYLDTDYKAKGKYAIKALQDHDIIFIHVEAPDEAGHAGNIKEKIKAIENIDSKILGPLLDELPSYNSFRLTLLADHPTPIKVGTHTQDPVPYAICGENIKKDNISSYDEESAKRGSLGLSVAWKLLDKLIGS; from the coding sequence ATGAAATACGTGATACTCATAGGAGACGGGATGGCAGACTACCCCCTGCCAGAACTCGGGGAAAAAACACCCTTACAAGTAGCTGACAAGCCACACATGGACCATGTAGCCAAAGAAGGATCTAACGGACTCCTAAAAACAATACCAGATGGCATGGAACCCGGATCAGATGTTGCGAACTTGGCCATAATGGGCTACAATCCAAGAAAGTACTATACCGGCCGAGGACCCCTCGAAGCCGCGAGTATAGGAGTAAAACTCAAAGAAGACGATGTCGCCTTCAGATGCAATTTTATAACAGTCTATGGTGGTCGCCTCATAGATTTTAACGCCGATCATATAAGTACAAAAGAATCCTCAAAACTGATAAAAACCCTAAACGAACATTTCAAAATAGGCAGATTCTATACAGGTGTAAGTTACAGGAACCTATACATTTACCCAGGCAGAGAAGCCCTAAAAGTCAAAACCAAACCACCACATGATATAGTAGGAGAACCTATAAAGGATCATCTACCATCCAACGGAAAAATAGCAGAAAGAATAAAACAGATAATAAAAGAATCCCAGAGGATACTTAAAGATCATCCCACCAACATAGAAAGATCTAAAATGGGTAAAAGGCCAGCGAATATGATATGGTTATGGGGACAAGGCCAAAAACCCACAATGGAGACACTAGAAGAAAAATATGGTCTCAAGGGTGCTACAATAACCGGCGTGGATCTGATAAAAGGCTTAGGAGTCTACCTAGGATTAGATAACATTAACGTACCAGGAGCTACCGGCTACCTAGACACTGATTATAAGGCAAAGGGCAAATATGCAATAAAGGCACTCCAAGATCATGACATAATCTTCATACATGTAGAGGCTCCTGATGAAGCAGGACACGCAGGAAACATAAAAGAGAAGATAAAAGCCATTGAAAATATCGACTCCAAGATACTAGGCCCACTACTAGATGAGCTGCCATCATATAATAGTTTCCGTTTAACTTTACTAGCAGATCATCCCACACCCATAAAAGTGGGTACACACACCCAAGACCCAGTACCATACGCCATCTGCGGCGAAAACATAAAAAAGGACAATATAAGCTCATATGATGAAGAATCCGCAAAAAGGGGCAGTCTAGGCCTGTCAGTGGCCTGGAAGCTCCTAGATAAGCTTATAGGGAGTTGA
- the pyrG gene encoding glutamine hydrolyzing CTP synthase — MIILAKYIIVTGGVVSSIGKGITAASIGRILRSYGLKVAAIKIDPYLNWDSGTLNPYQHGEVFVTEDGMETDLDLGHYERFLDVNLPGESNITTGKVYLSVIEKERKGKYLGSCVQIIPHITDEIKSMIRKIASKSRAEVVIVEVGGTVGDIEGQPFLEALRQLRNEEGYENVMFIHVTYVPYLKAAGEFKTKPTQHSTKELRSTGLTPDMIICRSETPITSPIKEKIAHFCDVKKEAVINAPDVRSIYEVPLVLNKQKVGEYIIDRIKLDVKGAADLSDWAKIVESLKIKEPTIKVGIVGKYVELEDSYMSIREALRHAAAHLGKRVEIGWISTNEKISKEKLKGFDAILIPGGFGKRGIESKIYAAKYAREEKVPLFGICLGMQCMVIEFARYIGLEGAHSTEFDKETPYPVIDMMEEQKRIKKMGGTMRLGAYKCKLRPGTIAHKAYKEDLISERHRHRYELNNEYREKLEKEGLIIAGTTPDDFLVEIIELKDHPWYLGCQFHPEFKSRPNRPHPLFISFLEAAAK, encoded by the coding sequence TTGATTATCCTGGCAAAGTATATAATTGTAACTGGTGGTGTTGTAAGCTCCATTGGCAAGGGTATAACAGCAGCATCAATCGGGAGAATACTAAGATCCTATGGGTTAAAGGTCGCGGCTATAAAAATCGACCCATACCTCAACTGGGACTCAGGAACCCTAAACCCATACCAACACGGTGAAGTCTTCGTAACAGAAGATGGAATGGAAACAGACCTAGACCTCGGACACTACGAACGCTTCCTCGACGTGAACCTACCAGGAGAATCCAACATAACCACAGGCAAAGTATACCTTTCAGTGATAGAAAAGGAAAGAAAAGGCAAATACCTAGGATCTTGTGTACAAATCATACCCCATATAACAGACGAAATAAAATCCATGATCAGAAAAATAGCATCAAAAAGCAGAGCAGAAGTTGTAATAGTAGAGGTGGGCGGTACAGTAGGTGACATAGAAGGCCAACCATTCCTAGAAGCGTTAAGACAATTAAGAAACGAAGAAGGATACGAGAACGTCATGTTCATACACGTAACCTATGTACCATACCTTAAGGCCGCTGGAGAATTCAAAACCAAACCCACACAACACAGCACAAAGGAACTCCGCAGCACCGGCCTAACCCCTGACATGATAATATGCAGGAGCGAGACACCGATAACCTCCCCGATAAAAGAGAAGATAGCACACTTTTGCGACGTTAAAAAAGAAGCCGTAATAAACGCCCCTGACGTCCGATCAATATACGAGGTCCCACTAGTACTCAACAAACAAAAAGTGGGAGAATATATCATAGATAGGATAAAATTGGATGTTAAAGGGGCTGCTGACCTCTCAGACTGGGCCAAGATCGTGGAATCCCTCAAGATAAAAGAACCCACAATAAAAGTGGGCATAGTAGGAAAATACGTGGAACTTGAAGACTCCTATATGAGTATAAGGGAGGCTTTGAGGCATGCCGCAGCCCACCTTGGCAAAAGGGTGGAGATAGGATGGATAAGCACCAATGAAAAGATAAGCAAAGAAAAACTTAAGGGATTTGACGCGATCCTCATACCAGGAGGTTTTGGTAAAAGGGGGATCGAGAGTAAAATATACGCTGCAAAGTATGCCAGGGAAGAAAAGGTCCCACTCTTTGGGATATGCCTTGGAATGCAATGCATGGTAATAGAATTCGCACGCTACATAGGCCTTGAGGGTGCTCATAGCACAGAATTTGACAAAGAAACACCATATCCAGTAATTGACATGATGGAAGAACAAAAGAGGATAAAGAAGATGGGGGGTACAATGCGCCTAGGAGCCTACAAATGCAAACTAAGACCTGGAACAATCGCCCACAAGGCGTACAAGGAAGATCTTATAAGTGAAAGGCACAGGCACCGCTATGAACTCAACAACGAATACCGGGAAAAACTAGAAAAGGAAGGGCTTATAATAGCTGGGACAACACCAGACGACTTCCTGGTAGAGATCATAGAGTTGAAGGATCACCCCTGGTATCTTGGATGCCAGTTCCACCCAGAATTCAAATCAAGACCAAACAGGCCACACCCACTCTTCATATCATTCCTAGAAGCAGCTGCAAAATAA